In one Zobellia galactanivorans genomic region, the following are encoded:
- a CDS encoding malectin domain-containing carbohydrate-binding protein, producing the protein MKKNYVTSFLITCLIIFFAGNFRVGAQLPDEFQLVELHSGFTNATSMEFAPDGRIFVLDRFGEIFIHKPELFTTVSAGTIPVYHGAEDGLLAMAFDPNFETNNWVYIYYSLENEDKNRISRFTMNGDLLDLSSEKNMLEWETQRKTSYHAGGDMGFDSQGNLLISTGDNTNHGSYAAIHEGYSPNSAEKSSSNTNDLRGKILRIKPLPNGTYDIPTGNLFAVGTPNTRPEIYVMGARNPYRFFIDKENNDWIFWGEVGPDANDSGENGEGPVGMDEMNLTKEAGNYGWPYFSGKNEPYKISHATPVYNNPNSPKNVSTWNTGLEDLPPAVGSWMEFKRGNGSKWSIFSGPRYYYDPNLSDQQRLPAAFDGVLFYYNFNDSKVYAVKMDANGTILSTEQLAPSVFPTNAEDGYIDMGIGPDGHMYILEYGVGCCEDGDGSGRLVRVDYTGIVTNSPPIVLAEADVTSGALNLTVNFSSDGTYDPDGDTGLVYEWDFGDGSPKVSGVTQTQHTYTTEGIYNAQLKVIDGDGAQGVKNITIYAGNTKAEFTFNSPPDGGLVGWGDDITIDLEVSDAEDGSTSGGGIDCKDVDIIPSLGHLNHFHDGNTLDGCPGDYTLEYSGHNIDGGDDLYYVLGSNYKDQGNLVSFGQIQLHPKRKEAEFYDQESGVQLIDNTDPLEGGEGAIRVNHNSYIVLEGRNLANISSVKYYVASNNDGGSIELRLDSTNGTLLATSNVPNTGGASNWEYVETNFVEPGGKHDLYFVFKNPTSQQNSFDINFIEFVGAGVSVDMSPPLVNSVRVNTPTEVRVVFSEYVTASTAEQLSNYTINNGVTISSAELLSDNRTVILSTSSLDSGITYEINIKNVKNTSGISIVAEDHSLSTINAIRINVGGDQTVLDDQIFLADTYASGGNQFDAAIPINGTTDDTLYQTERYGTFSYEIPVPASGEYDIRLHFAELYFGVGSRPGGQGSRVFNISIENKPVLTNFDILSEVEAATALRKEIDNISVTDGFVSISFTAIEENPKLSGIEVLPPDTFVGEESRPKITITSPMNGWEVNEPFQVAFAVENWVINEGDTHVHYFVNGTLVDKYYGYDPIPIDGYGAGQHTIKVELFNADHTGTGIYDEVVVNVTGQITCNETPFPESWSVKQLEESSLPYPSVYTFAKYDFDGDGLKDIVTGSWWYKNPGSVSGDWIRNDIGENFGNVVHVYDFDGDGNYDLLGTALGIAPDSQYESEVLLWAKGDGAGNFTIYNNIPAGNTGYWEPFVAGLAGGVFSVNGPYQMAINWNGAEKTKAPIQMLTPSANPTEGTWSLVDISEEGESSGEDIQAGDIDRDGDLDLFQGVNWLRNDGSGNFEIFDTGISYVSTPDRAQLADFDRDGDLDAVVGQLSADTSDPARDEFAWFEAPSDPTQPWIRHLLDTDIKGSLSVFASDIDFDGDQDIIVGEWRGSHRLIAFENDLCGSGEFNLKVLDAGGPLEHHDGARVVDIDNDGDLDIISNGWRNDNRPRIYENTTIRPEDDRPIANAGDDRTVLPGVSLKLNGQGSDPDGGDIVAFQWTQVSGPNDTGMSNTDTQNVTINGLVEGIYVFRLSVTDDEGDTAFDDVTITVSDSQTSVSRVNAGGPNFTFDGNSWSADQYYNGGGTITNIIDIANTENDQLYQTERYRATGSLIYEIPVNNGELSVNLHFAEIYYGVAGGAAGGAGSRIFNIDVEGQQQKENYDIFVAAGGAATAVIETFSGINVTDGSLTITLTPVTEYPKISGIEIIEPVVEGAPTADAGDDQVLTLPISNVVLTGFGSDPDGGEVSYAWSQKSGPDLATLSGADTASLTVSNLSAGVYVFTLVVTDDEGESDSDTVTVTVVNENGLLAVAEAAPTEGSAPLEVTFTGSKSFGDVVSYLWDFQDGKTSTDSDTANTFVENGTYNVELTVTDAEGVTDTATVTIIVSETLEGDKMGYILKDNPVTEGVVSVRVLNQPADFMMLGVNLHDQQGRLISDISAEDIVLSGDNAYNIPVYLLRDGIYFLNIVNNMGDPVTIKFLVKN; encoded by the coding sequence ATGAAAAAAAATTACGTAACAAGTTTTTTAATTACTTGTTTGATCATCTTTTTTGCGGGGAATTTTCGTGTCGGGGCACAATTGCCCGATGAGTTTCAGTTAGTAGAGTTGCATTCGGGTTTTACCAATGCGACTTCTATGGAATTCGCTCCCGATGGTCGAATATTCGTTTTAGATCGGTTCGGAGAGATTTTTATTCATAAACCCGAGCTTTTTACAACGGTAAGTGCGGGAACCATACCTGTGTATCACGGAGCTGAAGACGGCCTTTTGGCCATGGCCTTTGATCCTAATTTTGAGACTAATAATTGGGTCTATATTTATTACTCCCTTGAGAACGAAGACAAGAATAGGATTTCCAGGTTTACAATGAATGGAGATCTCCTTGATCTGTCTTCGGAAAAAAATATGTTGGAGTGGGAGACGCAGCGAAAAACGAGTTATCATGCCGGAGGGGATATGGGCTTCGATTCGCAAGGTAACTTATTGATTTCTACGGGAGATAATACCAATCATGGGAGCTATGCAGCAATACATGAGGGCTATAGTCCAAATAGTGCAGAAAAAAGTTCGTCGAATACCAATGATTTAAGGGGGAAAATTTTACGTATCAAGCCATTGCCTAATGGTACTTATGATATACCTACTGGCAATTTGTTTGCAGTAGGTACACCAAATACCCGACCTGAAATATATGTCATGGGGGCTAGAAACCCCTACCGCTTTTTTATCGATAAAGAGAACAACGATTGGATTTTTTGGGGAGAGGTAGGACCTGATGCTAATGACTCGGGGGAGAATGGGGAAGGGCCGGTCGGTATGGACGAAATGAACCTGACCAAGGAAGCGGGTAATTATGGGTGGCCCTATTTTTCCGGAAAAAATGAGCCTTATAAAATAAGTCATGCTACCCCTGTGTATAATAATCCCAACTCCCCAAAAAATGTTTCGACCTGGAATACGGGATTAGAGGATTTGCCGCCCGCCGTGGGCTCTTGGATGGAGTTTAAGAGGGGAAATGGTAGTAAATGGTCCATATTTTCTGGGCCTCGTTATTACTACGATCCGAATTTGAGCGATCAGCAAAGACTTCCCGCCGCTTTTGACGGGGTCTTGTTCTATTATAACTTTAATGATAGTAAGGTATATGCCGTAAAGATGGACGCAAATGGTACGATTTTGAGCACCGAACAATTGGCCCCCTCTGTTTTTCCGACAAATGCTGAGGATGGTTATATCGACATGGGAATTGGCCCTGATGGGCATATGTATATTTTGGAATATGGGGTAGGCTGTTGTGAAGATGGGGATGGTAGTGGTCGCTTGGTAAGGGTTGATTATACCGGTATCGTTACCAATTCTCCCCCAATAGTTTTGGCCGAAGCCGATGTTACCAGTGGAGCCTTAAACCTAACGGTCAACTTTTCTAGTGATGGCACCTATGATCCGGACGGGGATACCGGCTTAGTATATGAATGGGATTTCGGCGATGGGAGCCCCAAAGTATCGGGAGTAACGCAAACCCAGCATACCTATACCACGGAAGGTATATATAATGCCCAGTTAAAAGTAATTGATGGTGACGGGGCACAGGGGGTTAAAAATATAACGATATACGCAGGAAATACCAAAGCTGAATTTACTTTCAATTCTCCGCCCGACGGAGGTTTGGTCGGATGGGGTGACGATATTACGATAGATTTGGAGGTTAGCGATGCCGAAGATGGAAGTACCTCAGGTGGGGGGATTGATTGTAAGGATGTGGATATTATTCCTTCCTTGGGCCATTTAAATCATTTTCACGATGGGAACACATTGGATGGCTGTCCCGGAGACTATACCTTGGAATATAGTGGTCATAATATTGATGGGGGCGATGATCTTTACTATGTTTTGGGAAGTAATTACAAAGACCAAGGCAACCTTGTTTCCTTTGGTCAAATTCAATTGCACCCCAAACGAAAAGAGGCTGAATTTTATGATCAAGAAAGTGGGGTTCAGTTAATAGACAATACCGATCCGCTTGAAGGGGGCGAAGGGGCCATTCGAGTCAACCATAATAGTTATATTGTTTTGGAGGGAAGGAACTTGGCCAATATTTCCTCTGTAAAATACTACGTAGCTTCCAATAATGACGGAGGAAGTATTGAACTTCGCTTAGATAGTACCAACGGTACACTTTTAGCGACTTCAAATGTACCAAATACAGGAGGGGCCTCAAATTGGGAATATGTTGAGACCAATTTTGTGGAACCGGGAGGAAAGCACGATTTGTACTTTGTTTTTAAAAATCCGACAAGCCAGCAAAACAGTTTTGATATAAATTTCATCGAATTTGTAGGGGCGGGAGTTTCTGTAGATATGTCACCCCCCTTGGTGAACTCGGTAAGGGTAAACACTCCGACAGAGGTTCGAGTTGTATTTTCTGAATATGTTACCGCATCTACGGCCGAACAACTATCCAATTATACTATAAATAATGGAGTGACCATAAGTTCGGCAGAGCTTTTGTCCGATAATCGAACTGTTATTCTGTCTACCTCTTCTTTAGATTCGGGCATCACCTATGAAATCAATATAAAGAACGTAAAGAATACTTCGGGCATTTCTATTGTTGCGGAGGATCATTCCCTTTCTACGATAAATGCAATTCGAATCAATGTTGGGGGGGATCAGACCGTTCTTGATGACCAGATATTTTTAGCGGATACCTACGCAAGTGGGGGAAATCAGTTTGATGCGGCCATACCTATAAATGGTACTACCGACGATACACTCTACCAAACCGAAAGATATGGTACCTTTTCGTACGAAATACCGGTGCCGGCATCAGGTGAGTATGATATCCGCCTACATTTTGCGGAGCTTTATTTTGGTGTAGGTAGTAGACCGGGAGGACAAGGAAGTCGAGTGTTCAATATCTCCATAGAGAATAAACCGGTACTCACGAATTTTGATATCCTCTCGGAAGTAGAGGCAGCGACAGCATTACGAAAGGAAATCGATAATATATCGGTAACGGATGGTTTTGTTAGCATCTCGTTTACCGCCATAGAAGAAAACCCAAAATTATCGGGGATAGAAGTTTTGCCTCCTGATACTTTTGTAGGGGAGGAGAGCAGGCCCAAAATAACTATTACTTCCCCAATGAACGGCTGGGAGGTAAATGAACCTTTTCAGGTGGCTTTTGCCGTAGAAAACTGGGTGATAAACGAAGGGGATACCCATGTACATTATTTTGTCAATGGTACATTGGTCGACAAGTATTATGGTTATGACCCTATTCCTATCGATGGATACGGAGCTGGGCAGCATACGATTAAAGTGGAACTTTTTAATGCAGACCATACAGGTACGGGCATCTATGACGAAGTTGTCGTCAACGTTACCGGTCAGATAACTTGTAATGAAACTCCATTTCCCGAATCCTGGTCCGTAAAGCAACTGGAAGAATCTTCACTGCCTTATCCTTCGGTATATACATTCGCCAAATATGATTTTGACGGAGATGGTCTAAAGGATATTGTAACCGGTAGTTGGTGGTATAAGAACCCAGGCTCTGTAAGCGGGGATTGGATACGAAACGATATTGGAGAAAACTTTGGAAACGTAGTTCATGTGTATGATTTTGATGGGGATGGCAATTACGATTTATTGGGAACGGCCTTAGGTATTGCTCCCGATAGTCAATATGAGAGTGAGGTTCTTCTTTGGGCAAAAGGTGATGGCGCCGGTAACTTTACGATCTATAATAACATCCCGGCCGGTAATACCGGATATTGGGAACCATTTGTGGCAGGCTTGGCTGGAGGGGTCTTTAGTGTAAATGGCCCTTATCAAATGGCCATTAACTGGAATGGGGCCGAAAAAACCAAAGCACCGATTCAAATGCTTACCCCCTCGGCCAATCCGACCGAAGGAACATGGAGTTTAGTGGATATTAGTGAAGAGGGGGAGTCTTCTGGAGAAGATATTCAAGCCGGGGATATTGACCGTGATGGGGATTTGGATTTATTTCAAGGAGTGAACTGGCTACGAAATGACGGTAGTGGAAATTTTGAAATTTTCGATACGGGTATAAGCTATGTGTCGACACCTGACCGTGCCCAATTAGCCGATTTTGACCGTGACGGTGATTTAGATGCCGTGGTGGGGCAACTAAGTGCAGATACCTCTGATCCCGCGAGAGATGAATTTGCTTGGTTTGAAGCGCCTTCCGATCCGACCCAACCATGGATTAGACACCTATTGGATACGGATATAAAAGGAAGTCTCAGTGTATTTGCATCCGACATTGATTTTGATGGCGACCAAGATATTATCGTAGGAGAGTGGAGAGGTAGTCATCGTCTAATAGCCTTTGAAAACGACCTTTGTGGTTCCGGGGAATTTAACCTTAAGGTTCTTGACGCAGGAGGTCCTTTGGAACATCATGATGGGGCAAGGGTTGTTGATATTGATAATGATGGCGATTTGGATATTATCTCAAATGGTTGGAGAAACGATAACAGACCAAGAATTTATGAAAATACCACCATACGGCCAGAAGATGATCGGCCTATAGCTAATGCGGGTGATGACAGAACCGTTCTTCCCGGGGTAAGCTTAAAGCTGAATGGTCAAGGAAGTGACCCTGATGGCGGGGATATTGTTGCATTTCAGTGGACGCAAGTGAGTGGGCCAAACGATACCGGTATGAGTAATACCGATACTCAAAATGTAACCATCAACGGCTTGGTAGAAGGCATTTACGTTTTTCGTTTGAGTGTGACGGATGATGAAGGGGATACGGCGTTTGACGATGTGACTATTACGGTAAGTGATAGTCAAACATCAGTATCCCGTGTTAATGCGGGAGGACCAAATTTTACTTTTGACGGAAATAGTTGGTCTGCAGATCAGTATTATAATGGAGGGGGAACGATAACGAATATTATAGATATAGCCAATACGGAGAATGATCAACTGTATCAAACCGAACGTTACCGCGCTACCGGAAGCCTGATTTATGAGATTCCTGTGAATAACGGAGAGCTTAGTGTCAATCTCCATTTTGCGGAGATATATTATGGTGTGGCAGGAGGAGCTGCAGGAGGAGCTGGATCACGTATTTTTAATATCGATGTTGAAGGTCAGCAGCAAAAGGAAAACTACGATATTTTTGTAGCGGCTGGAGGTGCGGCAACGGCCGTAATAGAGACCTTTAGCGGTATAAATGTTACGGATGGCAGTTTGACCATTACCTTGACACCGGTCACAGAATACCCGAAAATATCAGGTATTGAAATAATTGAACCGGTAGTGGAAGGGGCACCTACGGCCGATGCCGGTGATGACCAAGTATTGACCTTGCCAATAAGCAATGTCGTGCTTACCGGGTTTGGATCGGATCCTGATGGAGGAGAAGTTTCTTATGCTTGGTCCCAAAAAAGCGGACCTGATTTGGCAACGTTGAGTGGAGCCGATACGGCAAGTTTGACCGTTAGCAATTTGAGTGCCGGAGTCTATGTATTTACTCTTGTCGTTACCGATGATGAGGGAGAATCGGATTCTGATACCGTTACGGTTACTGTTGTAAATGAAAATGGACTTTTGGCTGTTGCCGAAGCGGCTCCTACCGAAGGAAGTGCGCCACTAGAAGTAACCTTTACGGGTAGTAAGTCATTCGGTGATGTCGTTAGTTATTTATGGGATTTTCAAGATGGAAAAACATCGACCGATTCGGATACTGCTAATACCTTTGTTGAAAACGGCACTTACAATGTAGAGCTCACCGTTACCGATGCTGAAGGGGTTACCGATACCGCAACGGTGACCATAATCGTTTCGGAAACCCTTGAAGGGGATAAGATGGGGTATATTTTAAAAGACAACCCCGTTACCGAAGGCGTCGTAAGCGTTCGGGTGCTCAACCAACCTGCTGACTTTATGATGCTGGGGGTTAATTTGCACGATCAACAAGGACGATTGATTAGCGATATTAGTGCCGAGGATATTGTTCTTTCCGGGGATAATGCCTATAACATACCCGTTTATCTGTTAAGGGATGGTATTTACTTCCTGAACATAGTGAACAATATGGGTGACCCGGTTACCATAAAGTTCCTGGTGAAGAATTAG
- a CDS encoding tyrosine-protein phosphatase produces the protein MFHFFSKKKFLSDYLEGFIDIHNHILPGIDDGAKTVDESIGLIKAFSELGVKHFIATPHIMSNYYPNTKETIQAALSELKNALLQNGLTDISIEASAEHMIDDNYEFLLESSGVMPMKKDYLLVEMSYLQPPINFDDAIIKTASNRFFPILAHPERYGFLHHRMKRYNQYKDNGILFQMNLLSLSEYYGKEVPKVAHELLENGFIDFLGSDIHNMNQFNALKKLTVSKKTLEQLLPLINNTIETFY, from the coding sequence ATGTTTCACTTTTTCAGTAAAAAGAAATTCTTGTCCGATTACCTAGAAGGGTTTATCGATATCCATAACCACATCTTACCGGGTATTGATGATGGGGCCAAAACCGTAGACGAATCGATTGGCCTTATCAAAGCATTTTCCGAATTGGGCGTAAAGCATTTTATTGCCACCCCACATATCATGTCTAACTATTACCCCAACACCAAAGAGACGATTCAGGCCGCCCTATCGGAATTAAAGAATGCCCTTTTACAAAATGGATTGACAGATATTTCCATAGAGGCATCGGCCGAACATATGATCGATGACAATTATGAATTTTTATTGGAGAGCTCGGGCGTAATGCCCATGAAGAAGGACTATCTTCTTGTAGAAATGTCCTATTTGCAGCCACCTATAAATTTTGATGACGCCATTATAAAGACGGCCTCCAATCGATTTTTTCCGATTCTGGCCCACCCGGAGAGATATGGCTTTCTACACCATCGAATGAAACGATATAACCAATACAAAGACAATGGGATATTGTTTCAGATGAACTTATTGTCGCTGAGCGAGTATTACGGCAAGGAAGTGCCAAAAGTAGCCCATGAACTTTTAGAAAACGGTTTCATCGATTTCCTGGGTTCGGATATACATAACATGAATCAATTCAACGCCCTTAAAAAACTTACGGTATCGAAAAAGACCTTGGAGCAGTTATTACCATTGATCAATAATACCATCGAGACCTTTTATTAA
- a CDS encoding TonB-dependent receptor has translation MKKQIIYILLMLFCTSTYAHDLNGKVLSENKTALEGVGVYNKTTGGYTYTNVSGYFELDDISVGDVIYFYSLGYKNQQLTITEAQLNSTVEIILQESAVSLDQVVLVSKVNALSNFVNVDVKANPVKSSQEILRKVPGLIIGQHAGGGKAEQIFLRGFDIDHGTDLAINVDGLPVNMVSHAHGQGYSDMHFIIPETIDNIDFGKGPYYVHKGNFNTAGYVDLKTKRKIDKNTVSLELGQFNTLRTLGMFKVAESDFSNAYLASELVLTDGPFESSQNFNRINIMGRYSFNNRKDQDLTLTLSHFQSKWDASGQIPQRSVDAGSISRFGAIDDTEGGNTSRSNLLLNHTKQLDEHSRVKSKAYLTQYDFELFSNFTFFLEDPVNGDQIRQSEDRTIIGAETSYEHSVHIGDHDSQFKYESGIGFRYDDVNDVQLSRTKNRQTLLERLAFGDVDELNAYGFFDITYKKNKWTLNTGLRLDYFKFDYIDKLSETYDSKSENKLFLGPKLNIIYAPTSNLQLFAKSGIGYHSNDTRVVTANNGKEILPLAYGADLGAIYKPIDRLAINVALWSLFLDQEFVYVGDAGIVEPSGKTKRLGLDFGLRYQLTDWLYANGDINYTYARSSEDPSGQDYIPLAPDLTSSAGLSFSNINNFSGGINYKFVKDRPANEDNSIVAEGYFVTDLNINYSIKNWTLGIIVENLFDTEWNETQFATESRLFNETEPVEEIHFTPGTPFYLRGKVSVTF, from the coding sequence ATGAAAAAACAGATTATATATATATTATTAATGCTTTTTTGTACTAGCACTTATGCCCATGACCTGAACGGCAAAGTACTAAGCGAAAATAAAACCGCCTTAGAAGGTGTCGGGGTCTATAACAAGACTACAGGCGGGTATACCTACACCAATGTTTCAGGATATTTTGAACTGGACGATATTTCGGTCGGTGATGTGATTTACTTCTACAGTTTGGGCTATAAAAACCAACAGCTTACTATTACCGAGGCCCAATTGAATAGCACAGTAGAAATCATCCTTCAAGAATCGGCCGTCTCACTCGACCAAGTCGTATTGGTTTCAAAAGTAAATGCGCTGAGCAATTTTGTCAATGTAGACGTAAAGGCAAATCCCGTAAAATCTTCACAAGAAATATTGCGAAAAGTACCGGGGTTAATTATAGGGCAGCATGCCGGTGGAGGAAAAGCCGAACAAATATTCTTAAGGGGATTCGATATCGACCATGGAACCGATTTGGCCATAAATGTAGACGGACTTCCCGTAAACATGGTATCGCATGCGCACGGACAGGGTTATTCCGATATGCATTTCATTATCCCAGAAACCATAGATAACATCGACTTCGGAAAGGGGCCCTATTATGTCCACAAGGGAAATTTCAATACGGCCGGCTACGTCGATTTGAAAACGAAACGAAAAATCGATAAGAATACGGTCTCCCTTGAGCTAGGACAGTTTAATACACTCCGTACCCTAGGTATGTTCAAAGTTGCCGAAAGCGACTTTAGCAACGCTTATTTGGCTTCTGAGCTGGTTCTGACCGATGGTCCTTTTGAATCATCGCAAAACTTCAATCGCATCAATATTATGGGACGATACTCATTCAATAATAGAAAAGATCAGGACCTGACCCTTACCCTATCGCACTTTCAAAGTAAATGGGACGCTTCGGGCCAGATACCACAACGTAGCGTTGACGCGGGTAGCATCAGTAGGTTTGGGGCCATTGATGATACGGAGGGAGGAAATACCAGCAGGAGCAACCTTCTTTTGAACCATACCAAACAGCTTGATGAGCATTCAAGGGTAAAATCTAAAGCCTATCTGACCCAATATGACTTCGAGCTTTTCTCCAATTTTACATTCTTTTTGGAAGACCCCGTAAACGGCGACCAAATAAGGCAATCTGAAGACCGCACCATAATCGGGGCCGAAACCAGTTACGAGCATTCCGTTCATATTGGTGATCACGATTCACAGTTCAAGTACGAGTCCGGTATAGGGTTTAGGTACGATGATGTCAATGACGTTCAACTCTCCCGTACCAAGAATCGCCAAACCCTATTGGAGCGACTGGCTTTCGGCGATGTTGACGAACTTAATGCCTACGGTTTTTTTGATATCACCTACAAGAAAAACAAATGGACCCTGAACACAGGGCTCAGGTTAGACTATTTTAAGTTCGATTATATCGATAAACTTTCCGAAACCTACGATAGCAAAAGTGAAAACAAACTTTTTCTCGGGCCCAAACTCAATATCATCTATGCCCCCACGTCAAACTTGCAATTATTTGCCAAGTCAGGTATAGGCTATCATTCAAACGACACCCGAGTGGTTACAGCCAACAATGGCAAGGAAATTTTACCCTTGGCCTATGGGGCGGACCTGGGTGCTATTTATAAACCCATAGACAGACTTGCGATCAATGTAGCCCTATGGTCCCTCTTCCTTGACCAGGAATTCGTTTACGTTGGCGATGCGGGCATCGTTGAACCCAGCGGAAAAACCAAGCGCCTTGGGCTAGATTTCGGTTTAAGATACCAACTTACCGACTGGCTCTATGCCAATGGTGATATCAACTATACCTACGCGAGAAGTAGTGAAGACCCAAGCGGTCAAGACTATATTCCCTTGGCCCCCGACCTAACGTCTTCGGCGGGACTCTCCTTTAGTAATATCAATAATTTTTCAGGAGGGATCAATTATAAGTTCGTGAAGGATAGACCTGCCAACGAGGATAATTCCATTGTGGCGGAAGGATATTTTGTAACCGACTTGAACATCAACTATTCCATTAAGAATTGGACCTTGGGCATAATTGTAGAAAACTTGTTTGACACCGAATGGAACGAAACCCAATTTGCCACTGAAAGTCGACTTTTTAACGAAACCGAACCCGTAGAAGAAATTCATTTTACTCCGGGTACACCCTTTTATTTAAGGGGAAAAGTTTCGGTCACCTTTTAG
- a CDS encoding DUF3570 domain-containing protein: MTIHIKNILLILLVFAFAEARSQEEPTYKKRVLESTEVDILSSYYSQDGDNAAVSGGIGTEELTDITGTIVVSIPLNDDDVLTIDAGVSAYTSASSSNVDPFDGKGSANAFVASSGASKADNWVNLKGSYTHSSDNRNDVWSASASLASEYDYFSLGFGGSYSKLFNEKNTEASINANVFLDSWTTVYPIELRPFSDGGLGFFRPDEISGNPNYSPQFTELTKKNRNSYSMGFGLSQILHKNVQGLVSIDLVQQQGLLSTPFQRVYFSDVADSFIEDFHLADDIERLPDNRFKIAIGGRLNWYVNEILSLRTYYRYYFDDWGINSHTASVEIPIKLSDKFTVYPSYRFYNQTAADYFAPYETHLSTENFYTSDYDLSKYNAHQYGLGVSYTDIFTQLHISKFGLKSIDLKFYRYDRDTSFGYQIVTAGFNFVMD, from the coding sequence ATGACGATCCACATAAAAAATATACTCCTGATCTTGCTGGTTTTCGCTTTTGCCGAAGCAAGGTCACAAGAAGAACCCACCTACAAAAAACGGGTTCTTGAGAGTACCGAAGTCGATATTTTATCAAGCTACTACTCGCAAGATGGAGATAATGCAGCGGTCAGTGGCGGCATTGGAACAGAAGAGCTAACGGATATTACCGGTACCATAGTAGTATCGATACCCTTGAACGACGATGATGTCTTGACCATAGATGCAGGCGTATCGGCCTATACCTCGGCCTCTTCAAGCAATGTCGATCCGTTTGACGGAAAAGGTAGCGCCAATGCATTTGTGGCCAGTAGCGGGGCCTCAAAAGCCGATAATTGGGTCAACCTAAAAGGTAGTTATACCCATAGTTCAGATAACAGGAACGATGTTTGGTCGGCCAGCGCTTCGCTCGCTTCGGAATACGATTACTTCTCTTTGGGATTTGGCGGGAGCTATTCCAAACTATTCAATGAAAAAAATACTGAAGCCAGTATAAATGCCAATGTCTTTTTGGATAGCTGGACTACCGTTTACCCAATAGAACTTCGTCCTTTTTCCGATGGAGGGCTAGGTTTTTTCAGACCCGACGAAATTTCAGGAAACCCAAATTACAGTCCACAATTCACGGAGTTAACAAAGAAGAACAGAAACTCATACTCCATGGGTTTTGGACTTTCGCAAATATTGCACAAGAATGTTCAGGGATTGGTATCGATAGACCTCGTGCAACAACAAGGCCTACTTTCCACGCCTTTTCAAAGGGTTTATTTCAGCGATGTAGCGGATAGCTTTATTGAAGATTTCCATCTCGCCGACGATATCGAACGCCTTCCTGACAACCGCTTCAAAATCGCTATAGGAGGCCGTTTGAACTGGTATGTGAACGAAATACTGTCGCTACGCACCTATTATCGCTATTACTTCGATGACTGGGGCATCAACTCACATACGGCAAGCGTTGAAATCCCCATAAAACTATCGGATAAGTTTACCGTATATCCTTCCTATCGTTTTTACAATCAAACGGCAGCGGATTACTTTGCACCCTATGAAACCCATTTGTCTACCGAAAATTTTTACACTTCGGACTACGACCTTTCTAAGTACAATGCGCATCAATATGGTTTAGGCGTATCTTATACCGATATTTTTACCCAACTACATATTTCTAAATTCGGACTAAAAAGTATCGACCTTAAGTTCTATCGATACGATCGCGACACCTCCTTTGGCTATCAAATTGTTACGGCTGGTTTCAACTTTGTAATGGATTAA
- a CDS encoding DUF4266 domain-containing protein, translating into MIARFLTVVLFIITLNSCVVVKEYDKVNLNDPDMALSDKKCDRNVTIAHSYREAAAGANGGKTGGGCGCN; encoded by the coding sequence ATGATCGCTCGATTTTTGACAGTAGTATTGTTTATCATAACCCTAAACAGTTGTGTGGTGGTAAAAGAGTACGATAAAGTAAACCTCAACGATCCCGATATGGCCCTGTCGGACAAAAAGTGCGACCGAAATGTAACGATCGCGCATTCATATCGCGAAGCGGCCGCAGGGGCAAATGGAGGAAAAACCGGTGGCGGATGCGGCTGTAACTAA